A portion of the Stella humosa genome contains these proteins:
- a CDS encoding ABC transporter permease has product MRIGRNAGSYVVPLLVLMVVAFDVPILLMLASSVLAPHPTVAHWAELTETPIYVRVLGNTFQIALITSVVCGLIGYPLAYWMRGLGARAQLAVVTLVLLPFWISILVRTYAWIVMLGNNGVVNRSLIGLGITDKPISFLYNQLGVTIGTTNVLLPFLVLPLFAAMLKIDERLLQAAATLGAPRRAIFWRVFFPLTLPAFAAGLVLVFILTLGFYVTPAILGGGRVPMISNMLDVLINQMPRWELAAAISTLLLAATLALYGVYRTIAARGAA; this is encoded by the coding sequence GTGCGGATCGGACGGAACGCCGGCAGCTATGTCGTGCCGCTGCTGGTGCTGATGGTGGTCGCGTTCGACGTGCCGATCCTCCTCATGCTCGCCAGCAGCGTGCTGGCGCCACACCCGACCGTCGCCCACTGGGCCGAGCTGACGGAGACGCCGATCTATGTCCGGGTGCTGGGCAACACGTTCCAGATCGCGCTCATCACCTCGGTCGTGTGCGGGCTGATCGGCTATCCGCTGGCCTACTGGATGCGCGGGCTGGGCGCGCGCGCGCAACTGGCCGTCGTCACGCTGGTGCTGCTGCCGTTCTGGATCAGCATCCTCGTGCGCACCTACGCCTGGATCGTCATGCTGGGCAACAATGGGGTGGTCAACCGCTCGCTGATCGGCCTCGGCATCACCGACAAGCCGATCTCCTTCCTCTACAACCAGCTCGGCGTCACCATCGGCACCACCAACGTGCTGCTGCCGTTCCTCGTGCTGCCGCTGTTCGCGGCCATGCTGAAGATCGACGAGCGGCTGCTGCAGGCAGCCGCCACGCTGGGGGCGCCACGCCGCGCCATCTTCTGGCGGGTGTTCTTCCCGCTGACGCTGCCGGCATTCGCAGCCGGCTTGGTGCTGGTCTTCATCCTGACGCTGGGCTTCTACGTCACCCCGGCGATCCTGGGCGGCGGCCGCGTGCCGATGATCTCGAACATGCTGGACGTGCTGATCAACCAGATGCCGCGCTGGGAACTGGCGGCGGCCATCTCGACATTGCTGCTGGCCGCCACGCTGGCCCTGTACGGGGTCTATCGCACCATTGCCGCCCGGGGGGCGGCATGA
- a CDS encoding extracellular solute-binding protein: MRLTRRELLATGSALAAGLAAPGILRAQGVKEIRMIEAGGKSGESMDPYIKPFTDATGVKVVRESPNTFGKLRSLVQAGQTNISLFEVGSTSMEQAKALNLIEPIDWDAVQPEAMYPEAKDPMGFGWQYYSTLMAWRSDAKAPKNWADFFNTKDFPGKRTMQDRPYGIVFALLADGVPVDKLYPLDVDRAFKAMDRIKKDVAVWWSAGAQPPQLLKDNEVQYAVSYSGRVAGAPGIEYTYEQAILDLAYLVVPKGANKADKAAAMRMLREFSKPALQLEAAKIISYTGPSPALPAMLPKEKLAEYPTVHREKQVIHNVKWWFDNADMIEKRWQAFKLSL; this comes from the coding sequence ATGCGCTTGACGAGACGTGAATTGCTGGCGACCGGCAGTGCGCTGGCGGCCGGCCTCGCCGCCCCTGGCATCCTCCGTGCCCAGGGCGTGAAGGAGATCCGCATGATCGAGGCCGGCGGCAAGTCCGGCGAATCGATGGACCCCTACATCAAGCCCTTCACCGATGCGACCGGCGTCAAGGTCGTGCGCGAAAGCCCGAACACCTTCGGCAAGCTGCGCAGCCTGGTGCAGGCGGGCCAGACCAACATCTCGCTGTTCGAGGTCGGCAGCACCTCGATGGAGCAGGCCAAGGCCCTGAACCTGATCGAGCCGATCGACTGGGACGCCGTCCAGCCCGAGGCGATGTACCCCGAGGCCAAGGACCCCATGGGCTTCGGCTGGCAGTACTACTCGACCCTGATGGCCTGGCGCAGCGACGCCAAGGCGCCCAAGAACTGGGCCGATTTCTTCAACACCAAGGACTTCCCCGGCAAGCGGACGATGCAGGATCGCCCGTACGGCATCGTCTTCGCGCTGCTGGCCGACGGGGTGCCGGTCGACAAGCTCTACCCGCTCGACGTCGACCGCGCCTTCAAGGCGATGGACCGGATCAAGAAGGACGTGGCCGTCTGGTGGTCGGCCGGCGCCCAGCCGCCGCAGCTCCTGAAGGACAACGAGGTCCAGTACGCGGTCTCCTATTCCGGCCGCGTCGCCGGCGCGCCCGGCATCGAATACACCTACGAGCAGGCGATCCTCGATCTCGCCTACCTCGTGGTGCCCAAGGGGGCGAACAAGGCCGACAAGGCGGCCGCCATGCGCATGCTGCGCGAGTTCAGCAAGCCCGCCCTCCAGCTCGAGGCGGCCAAGATCATCTCCTACACCGGCCCCAGCCCGGCACTGCCGGCGATGCTGCCCAAGGAGAAGCTGGCCGAGTACCCGACCGTCCACCGCGAGAAGCAGGTCATCCACAACGTCAAGTGGTGGTTCGACAATGCCGACATGATCGAGAAGCGGTGGCAGGCGTTCAAGCTCAGCCTGTGA
- the gpmI gene encoding 2,3-bisphosphoglycerate-independent phosphoglycerate mutase: MTPKRPKPVVLCILDGWGHRDGGADNALAQARLPNWRRLVAQCPHGLLDASAAEVGLPDGQMGNSEVGHMNIGAGRVVMQELPRITRALADGSAAASAPFQDFVAALKASGGTAHLVGLLSPGGVHSHQDHIAGLARLLDAAGIPVAIHALLDGRDTPPDSARSAVAAFQAAVSGCTRVKIATVMGRYYAMDRDQRWDRVSLAYATLIDGAGGRAADATAAIAASYAAGKTDEFVLPLAIGDYAGMRDGDGLLMANFRADRAREILSALLDPAFDGFARARRPQFAAALGMVEYSTDLNRFLATLFTADELHDTLGEIVSRAGMRQLRIAETEKYAHVTFFLNGGDEREFAGEERILVPSPKVATYDLQPEMSAAIVTDRLVEAIGSGRFDLIVVNFANADMVGHSGILAAAVAAVEAVDTCLGRLDAAVRQAGGVLLVTADHGNAEQMIDPETGGPHTAHSMNPVPIVMAGGPAAPRLAPPGGGHGRLSDIAPTILALMGLPQPAAMTGRSLLAPAAAAAPAA; this comes from the coding sequence ATGACTCCGAAACGCCCGAAGCCCGTCGTCCTGTGCATACTGGACGGCTGGGGCCATCGCGACGGCGGCGCGGACAACGCGCTGGCCCAGGCCCGCCTGCCCAACTGGCGGCGGCTCGTTGCCCAATGCCCGCACGGGCTGCTCGATGCCTCCGCCGCGGAAGTCGGGCTGCCGGACGGGCAGATGGGCAATTCCGAGGTCGGCCACATGAACATCGGCGCCGGCCGGGTGGTGATGCAGGAACTGCCGCGCATCACCCGCGCACTGGCCGACGGCTCGGCCGCCGCCAGCGCGCCATTCCAGGACTTCGTGGCCGCCCTCAAGGCATCGGGCGGCACCGCCCACCTGGTGGGGCTGCTGTCGCCGGGTGGCGTGCATTCCCATCAGGACCATATCGCGGGCCTGGCCCGGCTCCTGGACGCGGCCGGCATCCCGGTCGCCATCCACGCTCTTCTCGACGGCCGCGACACGCCGCCGGACAGCGCCCGGTCGGCGGTGGCGGCCTTCCAGGCGGCCGTCTCCGGCTGCACCCGGGTCAAGATCGCGACCGTGATGGGCCGCTACTACGCGATGGACCGCGACCAGCGGTGGGACCGGGTGTCGCTCGCCTATGCCACCCTCATCGACGGCGCGGGCGGGCGGGCGGCGGACGCGACGGCGGCCATCGCGGCCAGCTACGCCGCCGGCAAGACGGACGAGTTCGTGCTGCCGCTGGCGATCGGCGACTATGCCGGAATGCGGGACGGCGACGGGCTGCTGATGGCCAACTTCCGCGCCGACCGGGCGCGCGAGATCCTGTCCGCCCTGCTCGACCCGGCCTTCGACGGCTTCGCGCGGGCCCGCCGGCCGCAATTCGCCGCTGCCCTGGGGATGGTCGAGTATTCGACCGACCTCAACCGCTTCCTCGCCACCCTGTTCACCGCCGACGAGTTGCACGACACGCTGGGCGAGATCGTCTCGCGGGCCGGGATGCGCCAGCTCCGCATCGCCGAGACCGAGAAGTACGCCCACGTCACCTTCTTCCTGAACGGCGGCGACGAGCGCGAGTTCGCGGGCGAGGAGCGCATCCTGGTGCCTTCGCCCAAGGTCGCGACCTACGACCTGCAGCCCGAGATGTCGGCCGCCATCGTCACCGACCGGCTGGTCGAGGCGATCGGCAGCGGCCGCTTCGACCTGATCGTCGTCAATTTCGCCAATGCCGACATGGTCGGCCATTCCGGCATCCTGGCGGCGGCGGTGGCCGCGGTCGAGGCGGTCGACACCTGTCTCGGCCGGCTGGACGCCGCGGTGCGGCAGGCAGGCGGCGTGCTGCTGGTGACCGCCGACCATGGCAACGCCGAGCAGATGATCGACCCTGAGACGGGCGGCCCGCACACGGCCCATTCGATGAATCCGGTGCCGATCGTGATGGCAGGCGGACCGGCTGCCCCGCGCCTGGCGCCGCCCGGCGGCGGCCATGGCCGGCTGTCGGACATCGCCCCCACGATCCTGGCCCTGATGGGGCTGCCGCAGCCGGCGGCGATGACCGGTCGGTCATTGCTGGCGCCGGCCGCGGCCGCCGCGCCCGCCGCCTGA
- a CDS encoding peptidoglycan DD-metalloendopeptidase family protein: MRHGAAVLLVLGGTLLALPAGAQDARRELRDVQKSMEAERSRQAEIERRAETLRREVERLRNDSIAVARALQTEEANLSSVEETLTALNEEIERQTRSLAERRQSVEALMTALTRLTRHPPEALLALPTTPLETARTAGLLGNVVPMIAREAAGLRLALADLRELRLETENRRQQAANARAMVERRRKALDGLIAQRTAARGDIEAEARQRAQALQQMATKAGDLRELIVQAEAERRRQELEKERQRQEAEFERRRLAAEAERRRQELAAEEARQREASRPDAGRRTAEIQRLDQERQAMERDHAAQQRREEERQVANVLAARVPSVRGFNRARGQYILPAVGSVQRSFGDDLGFGQHSRGITLRTRPGARVVAPFDGRILFIGPFRAYGEILIIEHSDGYHSLVAGLGRTDGTVGQTVLSGEPVGVMTADGEERPRLYIELRRNGTPINPQPWLAAGEGKESG, from the coding sequence GTGCGACACGGTGCCGCGGTCCTGCTGGTCCTGGGCGGCACTCTGCTGGCGTTGCCGGCCGGCGCCCAGGACGCGCGGCGTGAATTGCGCGACGTGCAGAAGTCGATGGAGGCCGAGCGTTCGCGCCAGGCCGAGATCGAGCGCCGGGCAGAGACGCTGCGGCGCGAGGTCGAGCGGCTGCGCAACGATTCGATCGCGGTCGCCCGCGCGCTCCAGACCGAGGAAGCCAACCTGTCGAGCGTCGAGGAGACGCTGACCGCCCTCAATGAGGAGATCGAGCGCCAGACCCGCTCCCTGGCCGAGCGCCGGCAGAGCGTGGAGGCGCTGATGACGGCCCTGACCCGGCTGACCCGGCACCCGCCGGAGGCCCTGCTGGCCCTGCCGACGACACCGTTGGAAACCGCGCGCACGGCCGGCCTGCTGGGCAATGTGGTGCCGATGATCGCGCGTGAGGCGGCCGGCCTGCGGTTGGCCCTGGCGGACCTGCGCGAGCTGCGCCTGGAGACCGAGAATCGGCGCCAGCAGGCCGCCAACGCCCGGGCAATGGTGGAACGGCGGCGCAAGGCGCTGGATGGGCTGATCGCCCAGCGCACCGCCGCCCGCGGCGACATCGAGGCCGAGGCGCGCCAGCGCGCCCAGGCATTGCAGCAGATGGCGACCAAGGCGGGCGACCTGCGCGAGCTGATCGTCCAGGCCGAGGCCGAGCGGCGGCGGCAGGAGTTGGAGAAGGAGCGCCAGCGCCAGGAGGCGGAGTTCGAACGCCGCCGTCTGGCCGCCGAGGCCGAGCGGCGGCGCCAGGAACTGGCGGCCGAGGAAGCCCGGCAGCGCGAGGCGAGCAGGCCCGACGCCGGCCGGCGGACGGCCGAGATCCAGCGCCTCGACCAGGAACGCCAGGCGATGGAGCGCGACCACGCGGCCCAGCAGCGGCGCGAGGAGGAACGCCAGGTCGCCAACGTGCTGGCGGCCCGGGTTCCCAGCGTGCGCGGCTTCAATCGCGCGCGCGGCCAGTACATCCTGCCCGCCGTCGGCAGCGTGCAGCGCAGCTTCGGCGACGATCTCGGCTTCGGCCAGCACAGCCGCGGCATCACGCTGCGCACCCGGCCGGGTGCGCGCGTGGTCGCCCCCTTCGACGGGCGCATCCTGTTCATCGGCCCGTTCCGGGCCTATGGTGAGATCCTCATTATCGAACACAGCGACGGCTACCATTCCCTGGTGGCCGGGCTGGGCCGCACAGACGGCACCGTCGGCCAGACCGTCCTCTCCGGAGAGCCGGTCGGCGTCATGACGGCGGATGGCGAAGAGCGTCCGAGGCTCTATATAGAGCTTCGACGGAACGGAACCCCGATCAATCCCCAGCCCTGGCTCGCGGCCGGCGAAGGCAAGGAAAGCGGATGA
- a CDS encoding PIN domain-containing protein, with translation MLAYAEGVNGIERRDVAIDLIGRLPAGSIVLPVQVLGELFNVLVRKAGRTRVQAREALLRWSDTFPALETSPEVMAIAVDLAADHQMGIWDSVVLAAAAKARCRLLLSGDLQDGFTWHGVTVANPFAADRHTLLRAITE, from the coding sequence GTGCTGGCCTATGCGGAGGGCGTGAACGGTATCGAGCGTCGGGACGTCGCAATCGATCTGATCGGCCGGCTGCCGGCCGGGTCCATCGTATTGCCCGTCCAGGTACTGGGCGAACTGTTCAACGTCCTTGTCCGAAAGGCGGGCCGGACACGGGTCCAGGCACGCGAGGCCCTTCTGCGCTGGAGCGACACCTTTCCCGCCCTGGAAACATCGCCCGAGGTCATGGCGATCGCGGTCGATCTGGCGGCTGACCATCAGATGGGGATCTGGGATTCCGTGGTCCTGGCCGCGGCTGCGAAGGCGCGCTGCCGGCTTCTGCTGTCGGGGGACCTTCAGGACGGCTTCACCTGGCATGGCGTCACCGTCGCCAACCCGTTCGCCGCCGACCGCCACACATTGCTGCGGGCCATCACGGAATAG
- a CDS encoding type II toxin-antitoxin system Phd/YefM family antitoxin, producing the protein MDEPVSAADANRNFSLILRGVREGRTYVVTNHGKAVARILPAERDEAVSAAARKALLEHLQAQPVLDVGRWTRDELYERDR; encoded by the coding sequence ATGGACGAGCCAGTGTCGGCCGCCGACGCCAACCGGAACTTCTCCTTGATCCTGCGGGGTGTTCGCGAGGGGCGAACCTACGTCGTCACCAATCACGGCAAGGCCGTGGCGCGGATTCTTCCAGCCGAGCGTGACGAAGCTGTGTCGGCGGCCGCACGCAAGGCACTGTTGGAGCATTTGCAGGCGCAACCCGTGCTGGACGTCGGTCGCTGGACGCGCGACGAACTCTACGAGCGCGATCGGTGA
- a CDS encoding ABC transporter permease — MKAGRFVALVAIVTLVFLVLPILIVVAMSFSSASSLQFPPPGLSLRWYQAFFGDPRWVEALVTSTVLAFASSIVALVLGSAAAYGIVRGRFPGRGFIDANFMAPLIVPTIVVAVALYLALAKVGLLGTWVGLVASHVVLSVPFVVLVVGVAIRSFDERIEQVAFTLGASRMQTVLRVLLPNLVPSLASAWILALIASFDEVIVTLFVAGVYQTVPKRMFNELVLEVNPTITAIATILIAISVLAMAAIAIITQRRGGLLKTMVGR, encoded by the coding sequence ATGAAAGCCGGTCGCTTCGTCGCCCTCGTGGCGATCGTCACCCTCGTCTTCCTGGTGCTGCCGATCCTGATCGTCGTCGCCATGTCCTTTTCCAGCGCCAGTTCGCTGCAGTTCCCGCCGCCCGGCCTGTCGCTGCGCTGGTACCAGGCCTTCTTCGGCGATCCGCGCTGGGTCGAGGCGCTGGTGACCTCCACCGTGCTGGCCTTCGCCTCCAGCATCGTCGCCCTGGTGCTGGGCAGTGCGGCCGCCTACGGCATCGTGCGCGGGCGCTTTCCCGGCCGCGGCTTCATCGACGCCAACTTCATGGCGCCCCTGATCGTGCCGACCATCGTGGTCGCGGTCGCCCTCTACCTGGCCCTGGCCAAGGTCGGCCTGCTCGGCACCTGGGTCGGGCTGGTGGCGAGCCATGTGGTGCTGTCGGTGCCGTTCGTGGTGCTGGTGGTGGGTGTGGCCATCCGCTCCTTCGACGAGCGGATCGAGCAGGTGGCCTTCACGCTGGGGGCCTCGCGCATGCAGACCGTGCTGCGCGTGCTGCTGCCCAATTTGGTGCCGAGCCTGGCATCGGCCTGGATCCTGGCCCTCATCGCCAGCTTCGACGAGGTGATCGTCACGCTCTTCGTGGCCGGCGTCTATCAGACCGTGCCCAAGCGCATGTTCAACGAGCTGGTGCTGGAGGTGAACCCGACCATCACCGCCATCGCCACCATCCTGATCGCCATCAGCGTGCTGGCCATGGCCGCGATCGCCATCATCACCCAGCGCCGCGGCGGCCTGCTGAAGACGATGGTCGGGCGGTAG
- a CDS encoding aspartate aminotransferase family protein has protein sequence MSSKFDATPSPAAARRNSTARSQALFERALDVMPGGSTRATIFFHPHPPYAAHGQGSRIVDVDGNAILDFTNNFFSAIHGHANPATVAAVAETAARGISFGLPTEIEVDLAEHICARSPVFETIRFSNSGSEAVVSAIKAARAFTGRPAIAKIEGAYHGNYDHVEVSLDSAPANWGEAAPAGIKYARGTPDAVLGDTVVIPFNDPEAAIRLLEAHGSRLSSLLFDPLPSRVGLVPASPEFVTAIRETTRRLGIVLIVDEIVCFRLSHAGAHPLFDLEPDLVTLGKVIGGGLPIGAVTGRRDIMAMFDARPGKPAVPHGGTFTANPVTMAAGLASLRQLDHAAYDHLNGLGERLRQGLTTAFAQAGIPAQVTGMGSLFRVHPHARAVSDYRSGFPTADEKALQGRLHTWLVEQGYLLTPNQSGALSTPMTAADIDGLVDVMVEGFGWAARERAAA, from the coding sequence ATGAGCAGCAAGTTCGATGCCACCCCCAGCCCAGCCGCGGCCCGGCGCAATTCCACCGCCCGCTCCCAGGCGCTGTTCGAGCGCGCGCTCGACGTGATGCCGGGCGGCAGCACGCGGGCCACCATCTTCTTCCATCCCCATCCCCCCTACGCCGCCCATGGGCAAGGATCGCGCATCGTCGATGTCGACGGCAATGCCATCCTGGATTTTACCAACAACTTCTTCTCCGCCATCCACGGGCATGCCAACCCGGCCACCGTCGCCGCCGTGGCCGAGACGGCCGCCCGCGGCATCAGCTTCGGCCTGCCGACCGAGATCGAGGTCGACCTGGCCGAGCATATCTGCGCCCGCTCGCCCGTCTTCGAGACGATCCGCTTTTCCAACAGCGGCAGCGAGGCGGTGGTAAGCGCGATCAAGGCCGCGCGCGCCTTCACCGGCCGGCCGGCGATCGCCAAGATCGAGGGCGCCTACCACGGCAACTACGACCATGTGGAGGTCAGCCTCGACTCCGCGCCTGCCAACTGGGGCGAGGCGGCACCGGCCGGCATCAAGTACGCCCGCGGCACGCCCGACGCCGTGCTGGGCGACACCGTCGTCATCCCCTTCAACGATCCTGAGGCCGCCATCCGCCTGCTGGAGGCGCACGGGTCGCGGCTGTCGTCCCTGCTGTTCGATCCCCTGCCCTCCCGCGTCGGCCTGGTGCCGGCCTCGCCCGAGTTCGTGACGGCGATCCGCGAGACGACGCGGCGGCTCGGCATCGTGCTGATCGTCGACGAGATCGTCTGCTTCCGCCTGTCCCATGCCGGCGCCCATCCACTCTTCGACCTCGAGCCCGACCTGGTGACGCTGGGCAAGGTGATCGGCGGCGGCCTGCCGATCGGCGCGGTGACCGGCCGGCGCGACATCATGGCGATGTTCGATGCGCGGCCCGGCAAGCCGGCCGTGCCCCATGGCGGCACCTTCACCGCCAACCCGGTCACCATGGCGGCGGGCCTGGCCAGCCTGCGCCAGCTCGACCACGCGGCCTACGACCACCTGAACGGGCTGGGCGAGCGCCTGCGCCAGGGGCTGACGACCGCTTTCGCCCAGGCCGGCATCCCGGCCCAGGTGACCGGGATGGGCTCGCTCTTCCGCGTCCACCCGCATGCCCGCGCCGTCAGCGACTATCGCAGCGGCTTTCCCACCGCCGACGAGAAGGCCCTCCAGGGGCGCCTGCACACCTGGCTGGTCGAGCAGGGCTACCTGCTTACGCCCAACCAGTCCGGTGCCCTGTCGACGCCCATGACGGCCGCCGACATCGACGGGCTGGTCGACGTGATGGTCGAGGGCTTCGGCTGGGCCGCCCGCGAGCGCGCGGCCGCCTGA
- a CDS encoding ABC transporter ATP-binding protein → MGAIEFDGVAKRYGPVHAVRDLSVKVAEGEFLTILGPSGSGKTTILSLVAGLVPPSAGRILIAGRDVTHLEPQQRRIGLVFQSYALFPHLDVHDNVAFPLVVRGRPKAEIAAKVAAALSRVRLDGLARRRPQQLSGGQQQRVALARAFVFEPDILLLDEPLGALDRKLREEVQVELKSLQRDLGITTLLVTHDQEEALSLSDRIIVLDQGAMQQVGTPDEVYRRPANRFVAGFLGLANLLEGRIEAGAGLRLATGELIRCATGSLAAGAQAAAIVRPERVRLLPESAGEGIAARVRQDVYLGHLRRWHLDAEAGGQELVAAATDGHQSAAIGDRVRVSWAPEDVWLLPEAAAR, encoded by the coding sequence TTGGGCGCCATTGAGTTCGATGGCGTTGCCAAGCGCTATGGCCCGGTGCATGCCGTCCGCGACCTGTCGGTCAAGGTGGCCGAAGGCGAGTTCCTGACCATCCTCGGGCCGTCGGGGTCCGGCAAGACGACGATCCTGTCGCTGGTGGCGGGGCTGGTGCCCCCCTCGGCCGGCCGCATCCTGATCGCCGGCCGCGACGTCACCCACCTGGAGCCGCAGCAGCGCCGGATCGGGCTGGTCTTCCAGTCCTATGCCCTCTTTCCCCATCTCGACGTGCACGACAACGTGGCCTTTCCGCTGGTCGTGCGCGGCCGGCCCAAGGCCGAGATCGCGGCCAAGGTGGCGGCGGCCCTGTCGCGCGTACGCCTCGACGGGCTGGCGCGGCGCCGCCCGCAGCAGCTTTCGGGCGGCCAGCAGCAGCGCGTAGCACTCGCCCGCGCCTTCGTCTTCGAGCCGGACATCCTGCTGCTCGACGAGCCGCTGGGCGCGCTCGACCGCAAGCTGCGCGAGGAGGTGCAGGTCGAGCTGAAGTCGCTGCAGCGCGACCTTGGCATCACCACGCTCCTGGTCACCCACGACCAGGAGGAAGCCTTGTCCCTGTCCGACCGGATCATCGTCCTCGACCAGGGCGCCATGCAGCAGGTCGGCACTCCCGACGAGGTCTATCGCCGCCCCGCCAACCGCTTCGTTGCGGGCTTCCTCGGCCTGGCCAACCTCCTCGAGGGACGGATCGAGGCCGGGGCCGGGCTGCGCCTGGCGACCGGCGAACTGATCCGCTGCGCCACCGGCAGCCTGGCCGCCGGCGCCCAGGCGGCGGCCATCGTCCGGCCCGAGCGCGTCCGCCTGCTGCCGGAGAGTGCGGGCGAGGGCATCGCCGCCCGGGTCCGCCAGGACGTCTATCTGGGCCATCTGCGGCGCTGGCACCTGGATGCCGAGGCCGGCGGCCAGGAACTGGTCGCGGCCGCCACCGACGGCCACCAGTCGGCCGCCATCGGCGACCGGGTTCGCGTATCCTGGGCGCCCGAAGACGTCTGGCTGCTGCCCGAGGCGGCGGCCCGCTAA